A genome region from Magnolia sinica isolate HGM2019 chromosome 8, MsV1, whole genome shotgun sequence includes the following:
- the LOC131253713 gene encoding uncharacterized protein LOC131253713, giving the protein MRESAQVRQFLMKLRPEFEHCRAALLNRSPTPSLNSVINDLLAEEQRLKVLSLPSSTPGSSDMVLAVSTTTPTRGSSLLTCRGCNKVGHVVAQCKEWCTYCRRTGHGIQDCRTRAYASSSVRGHGGRGRGRGRALSATAATISSEPTVTDSTSTVSAEGLSSPLTPAMLQQIVQALSAAGMSGSGDGEGTWEG; this is encoded by the exons atgcgcgagagtgcgcaagttcgccaatttcttatgaaactgcgtccggaattcgagcattgtcgagctgctctcttgaaccgtagccctactccttcattgaattcggttattaatgatctattggctgaggaacaacgactgaaagttctatcacttccttcctcgactccgggatcatctgatatggtgcttgctgtgtccaccactacaccaacacgtggcTCCTCTCTTTTAACctgtcgcggctgcaacaaggtgggtcatgttgtcgctcaatgcaaagaatggtgcacttattgtcgacgaactggtcatggtattcaagactgccgtacacgtgcatatgcatcttcttccgTCCGTGGAcatggtggtcgtggtcgtggccgtggtcgtgctctttctgctactgctgccactatttcttccgagccgactgttactgattctacatctactgtttctgctgaaggtctttcatctccgttgactcctgcgatgctccagcaaatcgttcaggccctttctgcggccggtatgtcag gatctggcgacggggaaggtacttgggaggggtag